Below is a genomic region from Virgibacillus dokdonensis.
TTTTTCCCAAGCATTATCAGGATTAAAGTCAGAGATATATTGTATTTGACCATCTTTGCCATGGACTGGTTTTTTTCCTTTAGCAATTGTAATTGGATAAGTAACATTTGATGTATCGTTGACGATCGAAAAAATCGCTTCTTCCAAAATTCCATTCGTAACGTTATTTTTTTGTAGAAATGCAATCACATCTGATTTCGTCATTTGTAGTGTTGTAAAATCTTCTTCCTGTTCGCTTACGTCTATTTCTGCTAACATTTTATTTTGGGAGACGTTAACTTTAAATATATTTTCTAATAATTTCATTCCCGCACCCTCCCTAGTAAATAATTTTTAAATTATAGAAAAAGGTTATGCACATCCGTCACTTTCTTTTTGTATCTCGCCTTGTTAGTGTATGCGCATGTCAGACTCCATTTTATTTTATAAAGAAAAGTAGTTAAAAAGTTATACTTCATGCAAACAAACTAAGATATAGCTTGCAGTTTCTTTAAGATCGTGTGCAACTTAGTAATCGATTTCTTATGAATTTGTGATATTCGAGACGTCGTCAACCCTAACACTTCTCCTATTTCAGTTAATGTTAATTCCTCTTGATAAAATAAACTGATTACTAATTGCTCATTCTCATTTAAATTTTTCATACTAGCTTTTAATTCTTGTTTTAGTTCGTTTTTTACAACTTGATTTTCTGGAGAGACCGATTTAGTATCCGGAATGGAATAACCTATTCCTTCTTTAAGCTTTAGTTTCGGATCAGTAGGCTTTTCTTCAATGGAAAGAATATTAGCGAATAAAGAATCGTACATCGCAGTTTCCACTTCTTTAACCGTCATACCAGTATGCTTTGCAATTTCTTCCGTACTTGGTATTCTTTGATATTGTTGTTCTAATTGATTTGTTACGTGCTCAATCTTTTTTGTTTTTTCTCGTAAAGAACGGGGAAGCCAATCTTCTTTTCGAAGCCCATCAATAATCGCTCCTTTAATACGAAACGAAGCGTACGTATCGAATTTTAGTTGACGAGTGCGGTCAAACTTTTTTAATGCATCGTAAAGACCCATTAGTCCAAAACTTTTCACATCATCTTTCATTACATTATTTGGCAAATGGCTGGCGATTCTCTCCACATGAAAGTTAACCAAATACATATAATTTTCGATTAGTTCATTTGCTGCCTCCATGCAATGGTTATTAAGCCAATCATCCCAAAGCTTCTGCTCATGCGGAGATGAAGTTGCTTTCATCTTTATCACTCCTTCTTACCAT
It encodes:
- a CDS encoding FliA/WhiG family RNA polymerase sigma factor, encoding MKATSSPHEQKLWDDWLNNHCMEAANELIENYMYLVNFHVERIASHLPNNVMKDDVKSFGLMGLYDALKKFDRTRQLKFDTYASFRIKGAIIDGLRKEDWLPRSLREKTKKIEHVTNQLEQQYQRIPSTEEIAKHTGMTVKEVETAMYDSLFANILSIEEKPTDPKLKLKEGIGYSIPDTKSVSPENQVVKNELKQELKASMKNLNENEQLVISLFYQEELTLTEIGEVLGLTTSRISQIHKKSITKLHTILKKLQAIS